ATGCACCTGCGGGAAGACGAGGAGACAGTAGGACGTTGTGAGCCGGCCGCCGCATCGGAAGCAGCTCAAGTCGGCGGCCGGGCTCTCGTTACCCGTCCTCGTTGCCGATAGCCACCGCTTTGCCGTCCGGCTTCCAGCTGAGGTCGGTGTGAGGCGACAATTTGTGCTGTTCATAAAACACGAGTCATAGTCTTCCATTTAATATAATCACaaatattgtaattttacaaGTTTGTTtcagaaaacaattcaaaaacacTCCTCACCTTGATTTTGTTGGTCTGCCGGATGAGTTTGTCGATGTCGCACGCGTCGCCGCTCAGCTTGCTCGGGTCGTGTTGCAGGATGACGCCATCGCCGGCGCAGCTGTACAGGCTGTGGGACGGCGCCTTGCCCTCCGAGGCGCCTGCATGTCACACGTATGCTAACACCGGCGGGAGGCACTTGACGTATAACATAACATTTGTAtcccaaatcatctttccctattgaattgaatggaaatgccactaATTCGTCCcaccgtctgaaaaaaaaaaaaagccaacaaaatCCGTTGCTGAAAGGGTTTtaagtagtgatagaccgattatcagccAGGccaattatcggtgccgatatttggcattttgacaaatactgGTCTCTGCCTTTTTaccaatctgaaggccgataaagctggaatttcgaacatattcagacaattttccactgtctgcgaagatatTTTGAATCCTTTTATGAACCCTAATGAAAAcccaaattaattattatttaaatttccactttatcaaTAATGATGCTGAGactgggaactccctacactttttattaacaaaaaacaaaaacaaaaatcaaataaagaaatgttgacattttggaaaactttatttacagtaaaaaaCTCTAGCgaactatttacttgtttagtatttaatttaggttacacatgctgatgaccctggaagctccctgcaatttttttgttataatttttaaacaaagctgacaatatagtttaaaactaatagattttttttttttttacaccaatattttctcttctactGCATATGAATATggtaatgaccctggaagctccctgcaatttttgttgtaatttttttgttataatttttaaacaaagctggtcaatatattttaaaattaaaagaaaacgtgtttttttgtttttgttttgtttttttacactaatattttctcttctactGCAAATTaatatgctgatgaccctggaagctccctgcaatttttgttataattttttttgttatatttttttaaacaaagatgtCAACatagtttaaaattaaaagacttttttttattttttttattttgacactaATACTTTCTCTTCTGCTGCAAATGATTaacggcttgaaatatcggttatcgtcctccttgactactaataatcggtatcagtattggccttgaaaaaatcttatcggtctatcactagttttAAGAACTACTGCAGCACCGATGGCTAGTTTGGTTAGCCTGTCTATAGAGTTTtctattgtgtgttagcattaagctaacatagAAAGTTGTGTTTGGTTAACTACCCAACATGTAATCGTCTTTCTCTTCATTTATAGTAAAGCTCACCTCGGGGTGGCATTAAAAAGCTTGAAGCCTGTTTTTGAGAAATGGTTTGCAAAAAGTTGGAAGTCAAGTCACTCGTGTAACTAAACCCCAGTGCAAGTTTAAATGTGATGTGAAGAGCAGATGTTTTGTAGTGTCCACTCAGCATTCaggtgtttaaatgtaaaaaaaaaactaacactctTAATAAGACAAATGACCTGTGCTGACATTAAAGTCTTCTTTTTGTCCCATTAAAGGCCATGGGCAGATGGTCGGCATGGCAACAATCAGGGCCTGCGAGCCGGGGTTTGACGGATGGACTCATTAAAACGCCATCTGGCCCAAGTTGCTTAAATGAACTGGGCTCGTTCAATTACACAGTCAATTACAAGAATGAGGGCTTGAGAGAGAGATGTgcgtggagttttttttttttttgctgactggCTTTCTAATTGTGTTGTTGGGACAAAGCAGGGAAAGGCGCTCCTACCAAATGACATCGGGGGGAGCGGCGGTCCCCAGGACAGAGAGTACACCGTCTTTTTGTGGTAGGAGCTCGAGATCTGAGGCGGCCTGCGAGGAGATGACAAGGTCACCAACAAGGCTACGTAACGTGTTAAATAATacgaaacatatttttaaagtctgacttGCTGGAGAAGACTTCATAGATTCCCACTTTGCCGTCGTCTGTTCCAAACGACAAGGTTCCCTCTCGTTTAGGATGCCAAGCCAGCTGCaattaacaaacaaaataacagaACAGAATAAGTCAGGTAGGATaagttctgaaaaaaaaataccagggTTTTTTTCCTGTGTAGAAAATtaagaggcggccacctccacctaatttgctcgCCACCTCCAGATGGAGCCACTGATATCTCAACACAGCGCTCGAGTtgtgttgattgagctcggcaggaacacattttaaccacagttgcagtgttgcgccattatggaggcgctatatcaacagcagtggACCGCAGGAAAGTGCTGAAGAAGAAAcagctttctttatttttttgttgttgttgttttttttgttttttaaactttaatgtaccgaagaagaaacagatcatggagcaaccgttgcacacgcccatttcctggttgcAGGACAGAGGTGGCGCGCTCCAGCCAtcaccaaagtcataaaaagacagtatatacaataaacaaatagtgttttacaacaactaTATTCACTATATTTACAAATTAATATGTATGagtggatgaatttttaatgattgtatTAATTTGTATTAATGTAATTCTCATTTCTAGTCCCCCGATCGTAAAATGGCTGCATGAGGGCGGCCCAAAATGGTATCGGTCACCGCCGCGAGTACCGATACTGTAAAATAAGACAGataactggtatcggcagacaCCATCATAGTCAGGGTAATTCAACCTccgcctcaatttgagccaggaaaaaccctgtaatCGAAactcaattataatttcaattattacacttcacaattacaaaatcagcataatcgtaaaaaaaaaaaaaaaaagaaaaaaaaaaaagaaaaaaaaaagttcattaatactaattttgagttgtttaaatgtatacattagcgcctttttaaaaattttaaataaattcgcgtctgtgtgccctgcgattggctggcaaccagttgagttgtgtaccccgcctactgcccgaaaccagctgggataggttccagcacacccacaacccttgtgaggagcaagtggttaagaaaatggatggatggataatttaattaattttgtttcatctaaaaggaacttacataattacagtatagtggttcaaagaattttatttgtcttaataatgTTTACGTTtggaattttcttgttttgtaccaaaaaataaatgtgatttcaattattaccaacataatcatgattaatattttcttcaaaatCGAGCAACCCTAATTTAAACTAatcaaaatgaatgacatttgtgagggggggggggggggggggggggggggggcttgaagGGCTTCTTACCGCCGTGACTTTGGACTTGATGCCCTGCCAGAAGCAGCGGACGTCGTACGGGTTCTTGGCGGACAGCGTGCTCCACACCCGGATCATGTTGTCCCCCACGCCCAGCGCCAGGCAGCCGGTGGCCACGGGTGAGAAAGCCAAGCTGTACACGAAGCCGCCAAGCGTCGGCAGAGTCCAGCGGCAGTCTAGGTCGGCCAGGTCCCAGCATTTCACCTGCGCAACAAATCACAGTGGGGTcgggaagaaaacaaaacagaacaaaaaaaaatacaaaaaaaataaaactgaatgatCTATGCTAGTTTTGCTAGCTCGTCTATCACACATATATGTTGGGGCTGACAGTCGTAAATAATCAAAATTTCCAAAGTTAAcccatgattaactcatttgctcccaaatacatataaacacattctattttaattattgccatggtcccaaaaacgtatgtacacgtttttatgtttgtttgttttttttttatgctagagcatacaaaaagctttgatgcagcatctgaCCTGAacaggtcacttaaagcaatagtagttataacaaaaaacagccagcaggtggcagcagagtataagagatcaaccagggccatgttacaacaagctctttttgccagtgttttaaacagatttgtgaataatgataaaacctagctatattctaatgctaattgctgcaaaatggaaacagatgcaaatatacttttttttttctcgatgaaagaagagactaatctaatttttagtaggttccaagtagtgaaaatgactgggcgtgaatgagttaatcagaaaTTAATTGCGCTATATCtatttaaaaatggcaaaagTTAATGTCAAGTGAATGGAGGTCCACCTCTCTGTCAAGAGACGTGCTGATGAGCAGCTCGCGGCCGTCGGGCAGCGTGAAAGCTGCAGTGTTGAACACGATCCTGCTGTGGTTCTGCCCTTCGGACGACGAACCGAACAGGCTCCACTTCTGCTTTCCCGTCCGGGTCAGGTCCCACATCACCAGCTCGCCGCTACAAGCAAAATACACGTTGGCTGCGGAAGACGCGGCtacacggacggacggacggacggacctgAAGCAACTAGAAACGAGCTGCGTGGGTCGTCCTTTGGGCCAGTGGACGTTGAGCCAGAGTCTCTCTTTGAGCGTGGGGTCGACAGCAGAGCCTCGTCTCTTCAGGAAGGGCAGCTTCATGGTTGTCACgcctgcacacgcacgcacggaaGTTTttatttcagcttttttttgtgatcaAGGGTTGCAGTTTTCAAATGGACAAATGGGCCATGTCATTCCTAAAATAATTCCTTCtcgtttttatattttgaattaattggATTAACTGTGTGATTAACTCATCAGCAATTattgaataaaatacaaaaatgtaaaatgcacagtatatataaaatGGTCGTCAGATAAACAAagtttatttacaaaaatacattttccagtttgttttttttaatgattgcgACAACGGGAACGGTGACGACTTACTAGTGTAAAGAAAAAGATGAGCGCCCATAAAGAATAATCAAATACTGTATATCTTTTGATTGCATTTTCACTCgcggaggcagcacttcatcactTAGCATTAGCACCGTATTACATTGCCCACATTAATGTTTTGTAAAGGAGGAAAAATGTCACCTTTTCCTGTGGCCTTGCTCCAGATCCTCACCGTCTGGTCTTTGCTTCCTGATGCCAGGTAGCAGCCCTTCTCCTCTCCTGCACTCACCCCATTAGAAGCTGgaacatgcacaaaaaaaaaaaaaaaaagtatatttcgcCATACATTTAGAGGAAAAATGAACTGAAAAACAATATGAATGGTTGAGCCCGGAGTTCAGTTACCGTCACCGCTCTCTGCTCTCCACGGGAAGGCGTCCTCGCTGACGAGCGGCGACCACGTCAGAGAGTGAATGTCGTCGTCGTGGCCGCGTAGGCGATGCGTCACCTCGCCCTTTTTGCTCACGTCGATCAGCACAATCATGCCATCTTTGTATCTGCACGACAGGACAATAAATAAGGCATGAAGCAAACAAATGAGGCATCATGTCCAATAGGTAGTACAATAATTAATGACTTGAACATTGTAGTGGCTATTTCAACCAATCAGAAACCTGAAGatggaaacttaaaaaaaataaataaataaataaaataaataaataaataaaataaagaatattaattaaaatataaagtAAAAGAAAAGTTACAGAGAGGTATACTGTTCTGTCTGTGTatctaaattaaattaaaacatcaTGGGTGAAGTAGATAAAATATcttatgatttaaaataaaaatagaaaagttaaagtgcaaaaaataagaagcacaataaaacaaaacaaaacactgaagcCTCCTGTgctatatattaaaatatattaataacaaAAGGTGCCACGACaggcaaagtaaaataaaatgttagataaattaaaataaaataaatggaataaatgcaaaaatatggCATGTAATCCAAAAAAACATTGAGGAAAACGCTACTGTATAATACATAAATACTATAATACATGTAAACAACGACAAAAAAAGGgccactaaaataaaacaaatctaaaAATGGTCActcaaaaattatttaaaaaataaaataataataggaTGGACCATACAAAAtcatgatgttaaaaaaataaaaacgaacaccaaatctaataaatgaataatttgaaaacattaaaaaaaaaaaacattttatacatttttttttttttaaggcccgAGAAATTTGTGACAGACTGTGACAGTTTGGTCAAAGGTGAACTAGAGGTGCTCAATGTCAgtgattcatgttttttaaagaaGATATATTTTTCTATTGAAAAAGAAGATTCTATTTTTgactattgttattattgtcattAACATTGTATCACTTGCATTTTATGTTCCATTTTGTTTCCGTACAgtattttattagtattttatttcagcAGTTGGAAAGTACTCTACGAATAAAGTTGCGTTAAGCGTTTGTGTCCTCATCTTACCCGACCGCCACAGTGCTCCAGTTGTGCGGGGAGCAGGTGAGGCAGACGATGCTTCTGGCTTCGGGGAAGAAGCTTGCCGTGTCTCCCGTGTTGTACCAGTGACACGCCACGATGCCCTTCGCGTCGCCTGACACCACCAGATTCTTGTCCAGCGGGGACCAGTGCAAGGCCGACACAGCGCTCTGAGAATGAAACGGCGCTCATTATCTGGGACAGGAATCAGACCTGGAGCGATCAAACTGACCTGATGAGCCGCATACTCCCGTAAGAGAGATCGAGTGTTGGTGTCCCAGAAGATGATGACGCCGTcgccggaggagctggcacAGATGTGACTCTGAGTCGCATCCTGGCAGAAGGAAACGCCCGACACCAAACCTCGGTGGCCCACGAGAACGCCTGAAACATGCAACAAATATACAAACAGTCACACAATCTTTATAGAGAAACCAAAACAGGTCTTTACCGCTTTGAATGACAGAGTCAAACACGAATAGCGACTGAGTCAAATGATTACAAGAGTAAGATAGATAGACAAGATAGACACCCATGATGCCAAGTAATCTACGCACCTGAGAAAGCAAGTGTAGCTGATTTTTGGCGACAATGCCCAACTGAACATCAAAACAACACATTGAAACACACTCATAATTGATTCCGTAGCAGTATTGTATTCTGTTTTACCTTGAGTACTGCAAGTAGATGCAGACACGTCAATCAAATAGATGAAGTTTTTGGCTCCGACGCCCAGCAAGCCGCCGATGCTGACATCAGAGCATCGCGAGCAGTACCAATTGGGAGAAGCCGGAAGGAGCCGTTCgtgcatgatgatgatgatgttaagcgtttaaattaaataacaaataaGTCAAAGTAACACAAACTCAGCACATCTCACATGATTCCTATATACTTGAGAAGCGTCACAGCAACGACCGTATGTAAGCGTGGTATCGTAAACCCGCTGATACGGAAGCCGACTTGATCCAAGAAGTATACTGTTACGACACAAACGCAAACTATCATGCTCATTCAAATCCTGTGTGTATAATATAGTCAGTATTAATATATTATtcatattgaattgaattttgttttatgaATAACGCAACGTATGTGGtctttgttgactaaaaatCTATAAACGTACGGGAAAAAAAACTGCCGTAAAGCCATTCGTTCGTTGATGGGAGTCAAAATGGCAGCCACCATGACAAGATGTGGTAaggaaaatatgacattttgtttCGTAAAATGACCagacatttctttctttttgacgTTTGCGGTTCGTTTACAGGTATTGCCTCAATAAGGACtattttgggaatttttcatccGAGGTATGTGTATGTCGAGATATTGCATGCATAGGTGTAAGAAGGACGAATCGACATTACGACTGCAAATCAAATGGATGCATAAATGCACTGAAGACGTCTTTATTTGAACACAGTTATATTCACAATATATCTTCATGTGTCCAGGTTAGCGACAGTAGCCGTTTGCCCTCAGCAGATGTCCTGCCTACACACCAGCACTACACTAGAAGCAAAGTTCTGGGAGAAAAAGAACAAGATTGTTTATCCGCCTCAGCTGCCTGGCGAACCCCGCAGACCAGCCGTATGTCCTTTTTCGGGAATCAAATTGTGTTATACATGTCAAATATATGAGACACGTTCACCCCTTCCCAACATAGGAGGTCTATCATTCGAGGAGGCAGATTAAGTACAGCAAAGACAAAATGTGGTACCTGGCTAAAATGGTGAGTAATAACATTTTGCGGGAAAAGTTTTGACACAGTCAAAATATATCATAAAATCATGGCATATTTgaacaggtgtgtgtgtgtgtagactttttatacccaCTGTAAATGATCTTGTGATGTCCCCCATGCAGATTAAGGGCATGAGTATCGACCAGGCCGTGGCGCAGTTGGAGtttaatgacaaaaaaggagCCAAGATCATGAAAGAAGTTCGTTACTCTGTTCCATGCATCGTCTATTAATTTCAATGTCCGAATTGTCGTTGAAATTCCGATGTTATGTTTTAGGTGCTACTGGAGGCTCAGGAGATGGCGGTAAAGAATCACAATGTGGAGTACAAGTCC
The Festucalex cinctus isolate MCC-2025b chromosome 18, RoL_Fcin_1.0, whole genome shotgun sequence genome window above contains:
- the mrpl22 gene encoding large ribosomal subunit protein uL22m, with the protein product MGVKMAATMTRCGIASIRTILGIFHPRLATVAVCPQQMSCLHTSTTLEAKFWEKKNKIVYPPQLPGEPRRPAEVYHSRRQIKYSKDKMWYLAKMIKGMSIDQAVAQLEFNDKKGAKIMKEVLLEAQEMAVKNHNVEYKSNLYLAESYTGKGMYLKRIRYHGRGRFGIMDKVYCHYFVKLVEGSPPTIKEKTSLDQANEYVENLKRRTIIHSL